From Populus trichocarpa isolate Nisqually-1 chromosome 19, P.trichocarpa_v4.1, whole genome shotgun sequence, a single genomic window includes:
- the LOC7494594 gene encoding uncharacterized protein LOC7494594 — MACLATFCSYALHSPKPPQPKSLRNTYSHNGLSLERRKPKLSGSTVLESRMPLKPVSASLHFGTFYSKKKKISPDGVQEEELLFETHFDASAPLPPLTIPTKPSESVQYPQEFLSRVMAMAAAVLKITDLLKNSIGSGGGGGGGGEKNVDGDGADADSPPPRAPSLGFLIRFASSEKISLSGYVKDTQFELHGNVSAFLFDASKFLKLVFFNPVVVQAIIATITKIRGGDGGGHGRRSSVGAAERSDCVIDFPLTVMHPREKLLTSLDLETVVFKKEKIILDGHDKALEAADNGAPTSHDLLGTSYRTQFKEPSKSVLK; from the exons ATGGCTTGTTTGGCTACTTTCTGCTCTTATGCTCTACACAGCCCAAAACCACCACAGCCAAAATCTCTACGTAACACCTATTCACATAATGGTCTATCTCTCGAAAGACGCAAACCCAAGCTGTCGGGCTCAACAGTACTAGAGTCTAGAATGCCGTTGAAACCGGTGTCAGCTTCTCTTCATTTCGGGACCTTCTacagcaagaagaagaaaatatccCCTGATGGTGTTCAGGAAGAGGAGTTACTATTTGAAACTCATTTTGATGCCTCTGCCCCTCTCCCTCCACTCACCATTCCTACAAAACCATCAGAATCCGTCCAATATCCGCAAGAGTTTCTATCACGTGTCATGGCCATGGCAGCTGCTGTCTTAAAAATAACTGATTTGCTTAAAAATAGTATTGGTAGTGGCGGCGGCGGAGGCGGCGGCGGCGAAAAGAACGTGGACGGTGACGGAGCTGATGCGGACTCACCACCACCGCGTGCCCCAAGTCTTGGTTTTCTCATCCGCTTTGCAAGCAGTGAGAAGATCTCCTTATCTGGTTATGTAAAAGATACACAATTTGAATTGCATGGCAACGTCTCTGCTTTTCTTTTCGATGCATCAAAATTCCTTAAATTGGTCTTCTTCAATCCTGTGGTTGTGCAAGCGATCATAGCTACTATTACTAAAATTCGTGGAGGTGACGGTGGTGGCCATGGCAGAAGGAGCTCAGTTGGTGCTGCTGAAAGGTCTGATTGTGTGATTGATTTTCCTTTAACAGTCATGCATCCGAGGGAAAAGCTTCTGACCTCTCTTGATCTTGAGACCGTCGTTTTCAAGAAGGAGAAGATCATTCTCGATGGCCATGACAAg GCACTGGAAGCAGCGGATAATGGTGCTCCTACCAGCCACGACCTCCTTGGAACTTCCTATCGGACCCAGTTCAAGGAGCCATCGAAGTCTGTGCTCAAATGA